A region from the Arachis ipaensis cultivar K30076 chromosome B01, Araip1.1, whole genome shotgun sequence genome encodes:
- the LOC107632886 gene encoding probable serine/threonine-protein kinase DDB_G0284251 isoform X1, which translates to MATTTTELGFLRKGSLKQFIMMMMMKRPMLRRMELREQDDYEVVRKVGRGKYIEVFEGVHSTDNEKCIIKILKLVKKKKLKREIKILHNLCGGPNVIKLLDIVRDQQSKTPSLIFEYVNNTDFKVLYPTLSDYDIRYYIYELLKERVKVPFKSEGKGNFRTVSFKFKAVAPRTRLTFYSSFYHTRIDDYGSLCGPVLDQGGSLRSNGSPFRHTRIVPLSILRTSGGISSRLALLRHLQMKG; encoded by the exons ATGGCAACTACAACTACTGAGCTAGGGTTTCTGAGGAAGGGATCGTTGAAACAAttcataatgatgatgatgatgaagcgCCCGATGCTGCGGAGAATGGAGTTGCG GGAGCAAGATGACTACGAGGTTGTGAGGAAGGTGGGAAGAGGGAAATATATTGAGGTCTTTGAGGGCGTTCACTCCACCGATAATGAAAAATGCATCATCAAGATCCTCAAACTCGTCAAGAAGAAAAAG TTAAAGAGGGAGATCAAAATATTGCATAATCTTTGTGGAGGTCCCAATGTTATAAAGCTGCTTGACATTGTTAGGGACCAGCAATCAAAGACCCCAAGCCTTATATTTGAATATGTCAATAACACTGATTTTAAAGTGCTCTACCCCACCCTGTCAGATTATGATATTCGATATTATATCTATGAACTTCTAAAG GAAAGGGTCAAAGTTCCCTTCAAATCTGAAGGGAAGGGAAACTTCAGAACAGTGAGCTTCAAGTTCAAAGCAGTTGCACCAAGAACAAGACTCACATTCTACAGCTCCTTTTACCATACCAGAATTGATGATTATGGATCTCTCTGTGGCCCTGTTCTTGACCAG GGAGGCAGTCTGAGATCAAATGGCTCTCCTTTTCGTCACACTCGTATCGTACCTTTGTCGATATTAAG GACAAGTGGAGGAATTTCCTCAAGGCTAGCTTTGCTCAGGCACCTGCAGATGAAGGG ATGA
- the LOC107632886 gene encoding probable serine/threonine-protein kinase DDB_G0284251 isoform X2, whose product MATTTTELGFLRKGSLKQFIMMMMMKRPMLRRMELREQDDYEVVRKVGRGKYIEVFEGVHSTDNEKCIIKILKLVKKKKLKREIKILHNLCGGPNVIKLLDIVRDQQSKTPSLIFEYVNNTDFKVLYPTLSDYDIRYYIYELLKERVKVPFKSEGKGNFRTVSFKFKAVAPRTRLTFYSSFYHTRIDDYGSLCGPVLDQGGSLRSNGSPFRHTRIVPLSILRFWFAGQVEEFPQG is encoded by the exons ATGGCAACTACAACTACTGAGCTAGGGTTTCTGAGGAAGGGATCGTTGAAACAAttcataatgatgatgatgatgaagcgCCCGATGCTGCGGAGAATGGAGTTGCG GGAGCAAGATGACTACGAGGTTGTGAGGAAGGTGGGAAGAGGGAAATATATTGAGGTCTTTGAGGGCGTTCACTCCACCGATAATGAAAAATGCATCATCAAGATCCTCAAACTCGTCAAGAAGAAAAAG TTAAAGAGGGAGATCAAAATATTGCATAATCTTTGTGGAGGTCCCAATGTTATAAAGCTGCTTGACATTGTTAGGGACCAGCAATCAAAGACCCCAAGCCTTATATTTGAATATGTCAATAACACTGATTTTAAAGTGCTCTACCCCACCCTGTCAGATTATGATATTCGATATTATATCTATGAACTTCTAAAG GAAAGGGTCAAAGTTCCCTTCAAATCTGAAGGGAAGGGAAACTTCAGAACAGTGAGCTTCAAGTTCAAAGCAGTTGCACCAAGAACAAGACTCACATTCTACAGCTCCTTTTACCATACCAGAATTGATGATTATGGATCTCTCTGTGGCCCTGTTCTTGACCAG GGAGGCAGTCTGAGATCAAATGGCTCTCCTTTTCGTCACACTCGTATCGTACCTTTGTCGATATTAAG ATTTTGGTTTGCAGGACAAGTGGAGGAATTTCCTCAAGGCTAG
- the LOC107632886 gene encoding casein kinase II subunit alpha-like isoform X3, protein MATTTTELGFLRKGSLKQFIMMMMMKRPMLRRMELREQDDYEVVRKVGRGKYIEVFEGVHSTDNEKCIIKILKLVKKKKLKREIKILHNLCGGPNVIKLLDIVRDQQSKTPSLIFEYVNNTDFKVLYPTLSDYDIRYYIYELLKERVKVPFKSEGKGNFRTVSFKFKAVAPRTRLTFYSSFYHTRIDDYGSLCGPVLDQS, encoded by the exons ATGGCAACTACAACTACTGAGCTAGGGTTTCTGAGGAAGGGATCGTTGAAACAAttcataatgatgatgatgatgaagcgCCCGATGCTGCGGAGAATGGAGTTGCG GGAGCAAGATGACTACGAGGTTGTGAGGAAGGTGGGAAGAGGGAAATATATTGAGGTCTTTGAGGGCGTTCACTCCACCGATAATGAAAAATGCATCATCAAGATCCTCAAACTCGTCAAGAAGAAAAAG TTAAAGAGGGAGATCAAAATATTGCATAATCTTTGTGGAGGTCCCAATGTTATAAAGCTGCTTGACATTGTTAGGGACCAGCAATCAAAGACCCCAAGCCTTATATTTGAATATGTCAATAACACTGATTTTAAAGTGCTCTACCCCACCCTGTCAGATTATGATATTCGATATTATATCTATGAACTTCTAAAG GAAAGGGTCAAAGTTCCCTTCAAATCTGAAGGGAAGGGAAACTTCAGAACAGTGAGCTTCAAGTTCAAAGCAGTTGCACCAAGAACAAGACTCACATTCTACAGCTCCTTTTACCATACCAGAATTGATGATTATGGATCTCTCTGTGGCCCTGTTCTTGACCAG AGTTAG
- the LOC107610311 gene encoding protein FAR1-RELATED SEQUENCE 5-like, giving the protein MHAKCVIENNDEAGIRPNKTFLALVNEAGGPSNLGFSEKDLRNYITARLRTSNVNADVREMMNYFMRMKDITPNFFYAVKLEDECRFRSAVWVDARCRASYEYYEDVVSFDSTYSTNRHELPFVSSVGVNHHGKLTLLGCALLGNEEIPSYEWVFSQWVTCMGAALQSIITDQCRSMFVFHSYKVYKVPTCYVLPRWSKKIKRKHTYIKSSHDISRSDVSHNAFRGLCAHFYNIAQEFVNDDDETALLHAALEETRAKLTEHRAKKRFEGVAETHTSIGSQNSNVVGVVDIQGSSLVTTKGRSKSKRLGAALKKSFKKSGRRKNKNASPVVRSNAYPDTNFGDLVGRNAPEQVGSFMSLLTSFDKS; this is encoded by the exons ATGCATGCGAAGTGCGtgattgagaataatgatgaggcTGGGATTCGACCAAACAAGACATTCCTAGCTTTGGTAAATGAGGCTGGGGGCCCGTCAAATCTGGGATTCTCAGAAAAGGATTTAAGAAACTATATTACAGCAAGACTCCGAACCAGCAATGTGAATGCGGATGTTAGGGAGATGATGAACTATTTCATGAGAATGAAGGACATCACTCCGAACTTCTTCTATGCTGTGAAATTGGAGGACGAGTGTAGATTTAGGAGTGCAGTTTGGGTGGATGCAAGGTGCAGGGCTTCCTATGAATACTACGAAGACGTCGTGTCATTTGATAGCACTTACAGTACAAACAG GCATGAATTACCGTTCGTGTCGTCCGTTGGTGTCAACCACCATGGTAAGTTGACCCTCCTTGGTTGTGCGTTGTTGGGAAACGAGGAAATTCCAAGTTATGAGTGGGTTTTCAGCCAATGGGTGACGTGCATGGGAGCTGCTCTACAGAGCATCATCACCGATCAATGCAGATCCATGTTCG TTTTTCATTCGTATAAAGTGTATAAAGTACCTACCTGCTATGTTCTCCCTCGATGGAGCAAGAAAATAAAGCGCAAGCATACTTATATCAAGAGCAGTCACGACATCAGTCGGTCGGATGTGAGTCATAATGCATTCAGGGGATTATGTGCACACTTCTACAACATTGCTCAAGAGTTCGTCAATGACGACGACGAAACAGCATTGTTGCATGCTGCTCTAGAAGAAACAAGGGCCAAGTTGACTGAGCACCGTGCCAAGAAGAGGTTCGAGGGCGTGGCGGAGACCCACACCAGCATTGGCTCACAAAATTCAAATGTTGTCGGTGTTGTCGACATACAAGGCTCATCGTTGGTCACTACAAAGGGCCGGTCAAAGAGTAAAAGGCTTGGAGCTGCCCTGAAAAAGTCCTTCAAGAAATCTGGTCGGAGGAAAAACAAGAATGCTTCCCCG GTGGTTCGTTCAAATGCATATCCAGATACAAACTTTGGTGATCTTGTTGGCCGAAATGCACCTGAACAAGTTGGAAGCTTCATGTCTTTGCTAACCTCCTTCGACAAAAGTTAG